One genomic region from Rhizomicrobium palustre encodes:
- the hisI gene encoding phosphoribosyl-AMP cyclohydrolase, which yields MTDTIDRQAFIDAVKFNADGLVPVIAQSHRTGEVLMMAWMNRQSLEETFATGHVTYWSRSRQSLWRKGETSGHLQRLVEAYVDCDGDTLLLKVDQIGPACHTGAPNCFFRKLSEPGE from the coding sequence ATGACCGACACGATCGACCGCCAAGCCTTCATCGACGCGGTGAAATTTAATGCCGACGGGCTGGTGCCCGTCATCGCACAAAGCCACCGTACCGGCGAAGTCCTGATGATGGCCTGGATGAACCGGCAATCGCTGGAAGAAACCTTTGCGACCGGCCATGTCACCTATTGGTCGCGCTCCCGCCAGAGCCTGTGGCGCAAGGGCGAGACCTCCGGCCACCTCCAGCGGCTGGTGGAAGCTTATGTCGATTGCGACGGCGATACCCTGCTCTTGAAGGTCGACCAGATCGGACCCGCCTGCCACACCGGCGCGCCGAACTGCTTCTTCCGCAAACTCAGCGAACCGGGCGAATAA
- the metC gene encoding cystathionine beta-lyase, whose product MSHKSKPETIAVAAGRMSAEHFGTVNTPVYRTSTILHESYASLKAENEARYSYGRCGTPSTESFERAVAELEGAARTVSVPSGLNAITTAILAVVSTGDHILVTDNVYGPTRRFCHGALKRLGVETTYFDPTIGAGIEELFKPNTKLVFTESPGSLTFEVCDIPAMAEVAHKHGALVAMDNTWATPVYFPALKRGVDLSIQAATKYIGGHSDVMMGTISVGPDLAKQVTGYARDLGLFAGPDDCYLALRGLRTLPVRLARHWGNGLTLARWLEGRPEVARVLHPALESDPGHALWKRDFTGASGLFGVVLKPIPEAKLAAFMDALEFFGLGYSWGGYESLMIPAHYVRTATKFDATGPLIRLHAGLEDPADLIADLEAGFAAMEAA is encoded by the coding sequence GTGAGCCATAAATCTAAGCCAGAGACAATTGCCGTAGCGGCTGGGCGCATGAGCGCCGAGCATTTCGGCACCGTCAACACCCCGGTCTACCGCACCTCCACCATCCTGCATGAAAGCTACGCTTCGCTGAAGGCGGAGAACGAGGCGCGCTATTCTTATGGCCGCTGCGGGACCCCTTCCACGGAAAGCTTTGAACGCGCCGTGGCTGAGCTTGAAGGCGCCGCGCGCACCGTCAGCGTGCCCTCCGGTCTCAATGCCATCACCACTGCGATCCTCGCGGTAGTGTCTACGGGCGATCACATTCTCGTCACCGACAATGTCTACGGCCCGACGCGGCGCTTCTGTCATGGCGCCCTGAAGCGCCTCGGCGTCGAGACCACCTATTTCGATCCCACCATCGGCGCAGGCATCGAAGAACTCTTCAAGCCTAACACCAAGCTCGTCTTCACCGAAAGCCCCGGCTCGCTGACCTTCGAGGTCTGCGATATTCCTGCCATGGCCGAGGTCGCGCACAAGCACGGCGCCCTCGTCGCGATGGACAACACCTGGGCGACCCCGGTTTATTTCCCGGCGCTGAAGCGCGGCGTCGATCTTTCGATCCAGGCGGCCACCAAATATATCGGCGGCCATTCCGACGTGATGATGGGCACGATCAGCGTTGGACCGGATCTCGCAAAGCAGGTAACGGGCTATGCCCGCGACCTCGGCCTTTTCGCGGGCCCGGATGATTGCTACCTCGCTTTGCGCGGCCTTCGCACCCTGCCCGTGCGCCTCGCCCGCCATTGGGGGAATGGCCTCACCCTGGCCCGTTGGCTGGAAGGTCGCCCGGAAGTCGCCCGCGTGCTGCATCCCGCGCTGGAAAGCGATCCAGGCCATGCCTTGTGGAAGCGCGATTTCACAGGCGCCAGCGGGCTTTTCGGCGTGGTGCTGAAGCCGATCCCGGAAGCCAAGCTCGCCGCCTTCATGGACGCGCTGGAATTTTTCGGCCTTGGCTATTCCTGGGGCGGTTATGAAAGCCTCATGATCCCGGCCCATTACGTGCGCACCGCGACGAAGTTTGATGCGACTGGACCATTGATCCGCCTGCATGCAGGCCTGGAAGACCCCGCTGATCTCATCGCCGATCTCGAAGCCGGATTCGCTGCCATGGAGGCCGCATGA